The following are encoded together in the Candidatus Chromulinivoraceae bacterium genome:
- a CDS encoding NUDIX hydrolase: protein MESPKWTIDSSKYIVNDRFLKLRVDSCTIPQGGKVGTYYVLELDDWVNCIAIDSDDNVIMLRHYRHGVQKHLMEFIGGGMEKTDASPEAAAKRELEEETGYTGGSLYHVGTSYPNPANHTNQVHTFLAVGGKISQDQNLEVGETITLEKIPFKTVIKQMSKPGAVYPAIYLAALFHAMNFIRASENPALAHLKKYVE from the coding sequence ATGGAATCGCCCAAATGGACAATAGATAGCTCCAAATACATCGTTAACGATAGATTTTTAAAACTGCGCGTCGACTCTTGCACAATACCACAAGGTGGTAAAGTAGGTACCTATTATGTTCTTGAGCTAGATGATTGGGTCAACTGCATCGCTATTGATTCCGATGATAACGTTATCATGTTAAGGCACTATAGGCATGGCGTGCAGAAACATCTTATGGAATTCATCGGTGGCGGCATGGAGAAAACAGATGCCTCACCTGAAGCAGCTGCAAAACGTGAGCTTGAAGAGGAAACGGGCTATACCGGTGGTTCCCTTTACCACGTCGGAACGAGTTATCCTAACCCAGCAAACCACACGAATCAAGTGCATACATTCTTAGCAGTCGGTGGAAAGATAAGCCAAGATCAAAATCTCGAAGTTGGTGAAACGATTACATTAGAGAAGATCCCCTTCAAGACGGTTATAAAGCAAATGAGTAAACCTGGTGCAGTATATCCGGCTATCTACCTTGCTGCCTTATTTCATGCTATGAACTTTATCCGAGCTTCAGAGAATCCAGCGTTGGCACATTTGAAGAAGTACGTTGAATAA
- a CDS encoding GNAT family N-acetyltransferase, whose product MHEKIPNTSPDIAVHGTGWLDQVDDRFLDELTDNEETELAGLHIELDAILGELFAPRYYVDSREKDIQLTYLRSILRLKLARISELTTGYPQTGSAASVIATKEASGHDLNPHFKLERRIDFFNAYADEVARGEQAAFGDNAFTTQQLNHYTARKPGNNTSESPIVVGHLRRNLETYEITDELCSYMLVLCSSHPDGPTAFDRDLPIDTVYLNGIWVKPEYRQEHLGSELGDELLADANNRPIYASVKADNFGMMHLLSRLGKNYRDPNYKTGLQSGRSRTLELLYWHRYFGDSRLDNRVMTVYDPGIFIPDSIATVRQEDIVKLHEVKQNLGRDRIAIYNGPIYNSAGLPRNYRVDAAVSLLLDDGEYVGIPLGNYRLYVRVDSLPLRTARNIRRRYDEVDERRERDHMTRFGRRILALN is encoded by the coding sequence ATGCACGAGAAGATTCCCAACACATCACCCGACATAGCAGTACATGGAACCGGTTGGCTCGATCAAGTTGACGATCGGTTTCTCGATGAGTTGACAGACAACGAGGAGACCGAGCTCGCCGGTTTACATATCGAACTTGATGCCATACTGGGCGAACTATTTGCTCCCAGATATTACGTTGATAGCCGCGAAAAGGATATTCAGCTAACATACCTGCGATCTATATTACGGTTGAAACTTGCACGTATCAGCGAGCTTACCACTGGTTATCCGCAAACCGGTTCGGCTGCATCTGTCATTGCCACCAAAGAGGCAAGCGGACACGATCTCAATCCCCACTTTAAACTCGAGCGACGAATCGATTTTTTTAACGCATACGCTGATGAAGTTGCAAGAGGCGAGCAAGCTGCATTCGGAGACAATGCCTTTACGACACAACAGCTTAATCACTACACGGCACGAAAACCCGGCAATAACACTTCCGAGAGTCCTATAGTTGTTGGTCATCTACGACGCAATCTCGAGACATATGAGATTACAGACGAACTTTGTTCCTATATGCTAGTCCTTTGCTCATCTCATCCCGACGGTCCAACCGCATTCGATAGGGACCTGCCAATCGACACAGTCTATCTTAATGGAATTTGGGTCAAGCCTGAATACCGCCAAGAACATTTAGGTAGCGAGCTCGGTGACGAACTACTAGCAGATGCGAACAATCGGCCCATATATGCTTCTGTCAAGGCAGATAACTTTGGCATGATGCACCTCCTTTCACGCCTTGGCAAAAATTATCGCGACCCTAACTATAAAACAGGGCTTCAGTCTGGACGAAGTAGAACGCTCGAGCTACTCTACTGGCATCGTTATTTCGGTGATTCACGGCTCGACAACCGCGTAATGACCGTGTACGACCCTGGCATTTTTATTCCTGATTCAATCGCGACCGTGCGCCAAGAAGATATCGTTAAACTGCATGAGGTAAAACAAAATCTTGGTCGTGATCGAATTGCAATATATAACGGACCTATATATAACTCGGCTGGACTTCCACGAAATTATCGCGTCGATGCCGCAGTTAGCTTGCTACTTGACGACGGAGAATATGTCGGTATTCCCCTTGGTAATTACCGCTTATACGTTCGTGTCGATTCACTTCCGCTAAGAACTGCCCGCAACATTCGCAGACGTTATGACGAAGTTGACGAACGGCGTGAGCGTGACCATATGACTCGTTTTGGCCGGCGAATATTAGCTCTAAACTAA
- a CDS encoding ATP-dependent Clp protease ATP-binding subunit has protein sequence MSTPLSIRLRNLTTKTDSFTEVIGRDDELRRLVQILLRPTHHHAVIIGEPGVGKSTLIEMLTLGVFEGAIPQLPAKVYVLDTAPILSLFVAGDSLRACFDALRVQMARLQEAIIVVEDIQLLATDDPSRLEQTLELLQAITSHSGIRLIVTTTETAFRRTFHKDYIFNRTLVPLELAELSPETIGAILENVASGQTMVIAPEVTDLTISLSRRYGHGRVLPDTALRLFEEVAVKVAFEGRQQVELIDVRDAISEREKVPLASLDANGAAYLVGLEGRLRHAIIGQDSATRTIARTMINSQLGIGDDSRPRGSFLLLGPSGVGKTETAKALTEQVYANPKAMIRLDMSEYSESHSAVRLTGSPPGYVGYEEGGQLTGAVDRQPYSLVLLDEIEKAHPKLFDVFLQLLDDGRLTDSSGKTVDFTQTLLLATSNIGSREIADAHVNGIDVNSTNFLRTSLMPLLLSQFRPEFINRFDAILVYKPLSELQLVALAQRELTRLGVRLSRLGITFDVPDQYLAKLLHQEYDPLFGARPVRRLIATHFEMPLAERIVSGQLHGPITIIGSESWLGRHV, from the coding sequence ATGAGTACGCCGCTTTCCATTCGTCTTCGTAATCTTACAACCAAAACAGATTCGTTCACAGAGGTAATTGGTCGAGACGATGAACTTCGCCGCTTGGTGCAAATCTTACTGCGTCCTACTCATCACCATGCGGTTATTATCGGTGAACCTGGAGTTGGAAAGAGTACTCTGATCGAAATGCTAACTCTGGGAGTGTTTGAAGGCGCTATCCCGCAGTTACCCGCTAAGGTATATGTGCTTGATACGGCTCCTATCTTGAGTCTATTTGTTGCGGGGGACAGTTTACGTGCGTGTTTTGATGCACTTCGTGTTCAAATGGCGCGACTTCAGGAGGCAATTATTGTTGTTGAGGATATACAGCTGTTAGCGACGGACGATCCCAGCCGGCTTGAACAGACGCTTGAGCTTCTGCAGGCGATCACGTCTCATTCGGGTATTCGACTTATCGTTACGACAACAGAAACGGCATTTCGGCGTACGTTTCATAAAGATTATATTTTTAATCGCACACTTGTGCCGCTTGAACTTGCTGAGCTGAGTCCGGAAACAATTGGTGCAATTTTAGAAAATGTTGCCTCGGGTCAGACAATGGTCATTGCACCAGAAGTAACAGATCTTACTATCAGTTTGAGCAGACGTTATGGACACGGGAGAGTGTTACCTGATACGGCGCTTCGGCTGTTTGAGGAAGTAGCGGTGAAGGTGGCTTTTGAAGGTCGGCAACAAGTCGAACTCATCGATGTACGTGATGCTATTTCTGAACGTGAGAAAGTGCCACTCGCTAGCTTGGACGCCAACGGTGCCGCGTATTTGGTGGGCCTTGAGGGACGGCTCCGCCACGCCATTATTGGGCAAGATTCGGCTACGAGAACTATAGCTCGCACAATGATCAACTCACAGCTTGGCATCGGTGATGATTCGCGGCCTCGTGGCTCATTCTTGCTACTTGGTCCGTCTGGTGTAGGTAAAACAGAAACGGCCAAGGCACTTACCGAACAAGTGTATGCTAACCCTAAAGCGATGATCCGTTTGGACATGAGTGAGTATAGTGAGTCACACAGTGCAGTGCGCCTTACAGGCTCACCACCAGGATATGTAGGCTACGAAGAGGGTGGTCAGCTTACCGGTGCTGTCGATCGTCAGCCGTATTCACTCGTGTTGTTAGACGAAATCGAGAAGGCTCACCCCAAGTTGTTCGATGTTTTTTTGCAATTACTCGATGATGGTCGCCTTACGGATTCGAGCGGAAAAACAGTTGATTTTACTCAAACATTACTACTAGCTACTTCGAATATCGGTAGTAGAGAAATTGCGGACGCTCATGTAAATGGGATTGATGTAAACAGTACTAACTTTTTACGGACATCCCTCATGCCGCTGCTGCTCAGCCAATTCCGTCCCGAGTTTATCAACAGATTCGATGCGATTTTAGTATATAAGCCTCTTAGCGAACTGCAGCTCGTTGCTCTCGCGCAACGAGAACTCACTAGATTAGGGGTGCGCCTTTCTCGTCTTGGGATTACGTTCGATGTGCCAGACCAATATCTTGCGAAGCTGCTACACCAAGAATATGATCCACTATTTGGTGCCAGGCCAGTAAGGCGTCTTATAGCAACACACTTTGAGATGCCACTTGCTGAGCGAATCGTAAGCGGGCAACTGCATGGACCTATAACAATCATTGGCAGCGAGTCATGGCTGGGGAGGCATGTATGA
- a CDS encoding SOS response-associated peptidase, whose product MISRYSLYTTADLRDRFTLADGLPKGIKPRYNIHPTLQAPVILNKNGHAVVEQMSWGLTPKGTKNTNSVFRYKTYNVPSEKVLTKHSWETAVRHNRCLIPANGFYQLVEQGNKKQAYYIQLKDTPIFAFAGIYSSWDDGNETHSTYSIITSDTPYALRNISDRMPIVLSRSEETRWLDTSITDANALFDMLRPISSEQLLVSEVSADIHSLKIDMPQLIKPL is encoded by the coding sequence ATGATCTCTCGATACAGCCTTTACACCACAGCCGATCTTCGTGACCGCTTTACCCTCGCCGACGGTCTGCCAAAGGGCATTAAACCTCGCTACAATATACATCCAACTTTACAGGCGCCGGTTATCCTTAATAAGAACGGCCACGCGGTAGTAGAACAAATGAGTTGGGGTCTTACTCCTAAGGGTACGAAAAACACCAACTCCGTTTTTCGCTATAAAACCTATAATGTACCCTCTGAAAAAGTACTCACCAAACATAGTTGGGAAACCGCCGTTCGACATAACCGCTGCCTCATACCCGCCAATGGTTTTTATCAATTAGTCGAACAAGGTAACAAAAAACAGGCATACTATATTCAGCTAAAAGATACTCCGATTTTTGCCTTTGCTGGAATATACAGTAGTTGGGATGACGGCAATGAAACACATTCAACATACTCTATTATTACGAGCGACACGCCTTATGCACTACGCAACATCAGCGATCGCATGCCTATCGTACTAAGCCGGAGTGAAGAAACACGATGGCTTGACACTTCCATCACCGATGCAAACGCGTTATTTGATATGCTTCGCCCGATATCGAGCGAGCAACTACTTGTTAGCGAAGTGAGCGCAGACATTCATTCGCTCAAAATAGATATGCCTCAACTTATCAAACCTCTTTAA
- a CDS encoding ABC transporter ATP-binding protein, translating into MRQLIRYLIPYVLWFAVLVVLVYGQTAVTLSLPDYMASIVNKGIIGSDTGYIISTGLWMLFITLLGGLCTIGVSFVASRIGTGFVRRLRLALFEKVENFSLNEFNTFSTASLITRATNDMQQLQQTLVLLLRMALIAPFMGVGAIIKAYQLSPAMSWIMAVAIGVLVAIIVTLFIIVVPKFKKIQLLVDRLSLVTREMLTGVRVIRAFHKETFEEKKFDTANKQSVKLNLFVNRSMVILQPSMMLIMSFTSLAIIWIGAHYIETGSLQLGDMLAFMQYATQAIMAFLMLSFIFILAPRALVSANRINEVLGSESTVRDPEKPQKLPKIAKGEVEFRDVSFAYADSEEPVLSHISFTAQPGETTAIIGGTGSGKSTLVNLIPRLYDVKDGVILLDGIDIRTVTQADVRSRIGYAAQKATLFSGTVASNISYGSRISQEQIEKAATIAQASGFIESLPKKYDDQVARGGSNLSGGQKQRLSIARAIAKQPVVYLFDDSFSALDLKTDAALRRALAKETLGKTVIIVAQRISSIMHADQIIVLDNGKIVDTGTHKTLLETSKVYREIAESQLSITELEGVAS; encoded by the coding sequence ATGCGCCAGTTAATCCGCTATCTTATCCCTTATGTCTTATGGTTTGCCGTTTTGGTTGTACTTGTCTATGGCCAAACAGCGGTAACATTAAGCCTACCCGACTACATGGCGAGCATTGTCAATAAAGGAATTATTGGCAGTGACACAGGATATATTATTAGTACCGGCCTATGGATGCTCTTTATTACCTTGCTCGGTGGGCTTTGTACTATTGGTGTCAGCTTTGTAGCCTCGCGCATAGGAACAGGATTTGTTCGTCGCCTGCGTCTTGCGCTCTTTGAAAAAGTAGAGAACTTCTCACTCAACGAATTCAATACATTCTCAACCGCATCACTCATTACTCGCGCGACAAACGATATGCAACAGTTGCAACAAACCCTAGTGCTACTTCTACGCATGGCACTTATCGCACCGTTTATGGGTGTAGGCGCTATTATTAAGGCCTACCAATTATCGCCGGCTATGTCATGGATTATGGCGGTCGCTATTGGAGTACTTGTCGCAATCATCGTCACACTATTCATTATTGTTGTTCCTAAATTCAAAAAAATTCAGCTGCTCGTTGATCGACTCAGTCTTGTCACGCGTGAGATGCTCACAGGCGTACGAGTTATTCGTGCTTTTCATAAAGAAACGTTCGAAGAAAAGAAATTCGATACCGCCAACAAGCAATCCGTCAAACTCAATCTGTTCGTTAACCGCTCTATGGTGATTTTACAGCCAAGCATGATGCTTATTATGAGTTTCACCTCCCTGGCAATCATTTGGATAGGTGCGCACTATATCGAGACGGGCAGCCTTCAGCTCGGCGATATGTTGGCATTCATGCAGTATGCAACACAGGCAATCATGGCCTTTCTTATGCTTTCATTTATTTTTATTCTAGCTCCGCGTGCACTCGTATCAGCCAACCGTATTAACGAAGTACTCGGTAGCGAGTCAACTGTTCGCGACCCTGAAAAGCCTCAAAAATTACCCAAAATCGCTAAAGGCGAGGTCGAGTTCCGTGACGTGAGCTTTGCTTATGCCGACTCAGAGGAACCAGTGCTTTCACATATCTCTTTTACCGCACAACCTGGCGAGACAACAGCTATCATTGGCGGAACGGGCAGTGGAAAATCGACGCTTGTTAATCTCATTCCGCGACTTTACGACGTAAAAGACGGTGTAATACTTCTCGACGGCATTGATATTCGTACCGTTACGCAAGCGGATGTTCGAAGTCGAATAGGTTACGCGGCACAAAAAGCGACGTTATTCTCTGGAACAGTAGCTAGCAACATTAGTTACGGTAGTCGTATATCACAAGAGCAAATCGAAAAAGCTGCTACCATTGCGCAGGCATCAGGATTCATTGAGTCACTTCCTAAAAAGTATGACGACCAAGTTGCACGAGGTGGTTCAAATCTCTCTGGTGGACAAAAGCAGCGCCTATCGATTGCCAGGGCAATCGCAAAACAGCCAGTCGTCTACCTTTTTGACGATAGCTTCTCAGCCCTTGACCTTAAAACTGATGCCGCTTTGCGGCGCGCCCTCGCTAAGGAAACCTTAGGAAAAACAGTTATTATTGTTGCTCAACGCATCAGCTCAATCATGCATGCTGATCAAATTATCGTGCTTGATAACGGAAAAATCGTTGACACAGGAACTCACAAAACACTCCTTGAGACATCAAAAGTATATCGAGAAATCGCCGAGTCCCAGCTCTCAATTACAGAACTTGAAGGAGTTGCCTCATGA
- a CDS encoding ABC transporter ATP-binding protein has protein sequence MKPDNASSNASASPRGFAGRGPSMMMGAPGAKPKHFKKTLKTIAGYLRPHIFRLILVIVFAIASTVFMILSPRILGNMTNKVVDGFVAGQAYDRVINNLPKGAKLPTGTTGATILNHLSANQKKQIPTAQQDTLRNIDFSKGRPGIDYEAIMIIGLWLAALYVISSLFSYLMGWIMTDITQDLVYRLRQDISLKINRMTLSYFDHHPYGEVISRVTNDIDTIGQSLNQSATQIVTSVVTIVGILIMMLTISWQLTLVAVVVLPLSLGIISLIVKRSQRYFMGQQNSLGQLDGHVEEMFSGHIVMRTYNGEKSSISAFSKVNQQLFKNGWKSQFMSGLMMPIMQFISNLGFVGVAVLGGWLAINGKLSIGDIQAFIQYMNQFTQPIMQTANVANVMQVTVAAAERVFDFLEEPEESRDTATTSLPEHIAGGVAFDNVNFSYSKGTPIIKNFNAHIKPGQNVAIVGPTGAGKTTIVNLLMRFYDVDSGSILIDNIDSQLLNRADVRQLFGMVLQDTWLFNGTIADNISYGKAGATKEEVIAAAKATHADHFIRTLPKGYDTILGEETDNISAGEKQLLTIARAMLANAPMLILDEATSSVDTRTEVLIQQAMERLMHGRTSFVIAHRLSTIRNADMILVMNAGNIVEQGTHDELVKKGGFYNTLYASQFDAAE, from the coding sequence ATGAAACCCGACAACGCCAGCTCTAATGCCAGTGCCAGCCCCCGAGGTTTTGCCGGCCGCGGCCCGAGTATGATGATGGGGGCACCTGGAGCAAAACCAAAACATTTTAAAAAGACACTTAAAACTATTGCTGGATACCTTCGTCCGCACATATTCAGGCTTATTCTTGTTATCGTTTTTGCCATTGCAAGTACCGTGTTTATGATCTTGAGTCCACGTATTCTAGGTAACATGACCAACAAAGTTGTAGATGGCTTTGTTGCAGGCCAGGCCTACGATAGAGTCATAAACAACCTACCGAAAGGAGCAAAACTACCGACAGGAACAACGGGTGCAACAATCCTCAACCATCTATCTGCGAACCAAAAAAAGCAAATTCCGACTGCACAACAAGACACACTGCGAAATATCGACTTTTCAAAAGGTCGTCCAGGCATAGACTACGAAGCAATCATGATTATCGGATTATGGCTTGCTGCTCTGTATGTTATCAGTTCGCTATTTTCTTACCTTATGGGCTGGATAATGACAGATATTACACAGGATCTCGTGTACCGACTTCGGCAAGATATATCTCTCAAGATTAACCGAATGACGTTAAGCTATTTCGACCACCACCCATACGGTGAAGTTATTAGCCGCGTGACGAATGACATCGATACGATTGGTCAAAGCTTAAACCAAAGTGCCACTCAAATCGTAACCTCAGTCGTCACAATTGTCGGTATTTTAATTATGATGCTTACTATCAGTTGGCAGCTTACGCTCGTAGCTGTCGTTGTACTCCCGCTCAGTCTCGGTATTATATCTCTCATCGTCAAACGCTCACAACGTTACTTTATGGGCCAGCAAAATAGTCTAGGTCAACTTGATGGACATGTTGAAGAAATGTTCTCCGGCCATATTGTCATGCGTACCTATAACGGCGAAAAATCATCTATAAGTGCTTTCTCTAAAGTCAATCAACAGCTCTTTAAGAACGGCTGGAAATCACAATTTATGTCTGGGCTAATGATGCCGATTATGCAGTTTATTAGCAACCTTGGATTCGTCGGCGTTGCTGTACTTGGCGGATGGCTCGCTATTAACGGCAAGCTCAGTATTGGCGATATTCAGGCGTTTATTCAGTATATGAACCAGTTCACCCAACCAATCATGCAAACAGCCAACGTTGCTAACGTCATGCAGGTAACCGTCGCAGCCGCAGAGCGTGTATTCGATTTCCTGGAAGAACCAGAGGAGTCCCGCGATACGGCGACAACATCGCTCCCTGAACACATTGCCGGAGGCGTAGCATTCGATAATGTGAACTTTAGTTACTCCAAAGGTACGCCTATTATTAAAAACTTCAATGCTCACATCAAACCAGGTCAAAATGTTGCTATCGTAGGTCCAACCGGTGCTGGAAAAACGACAATCGTAAACCTTCTAATGCGTTTTTACGATGTGGATAGTGGCAGCATCTTAATCGACAACATTGACAGCCAACTGCTTAATCGAGCAGATGTGCGACAGCTCTTTGGCATGGTACTTCAAGATACATGGTTGTTTAATGGGACAATCGCAGATAATATTTCATATGGTAAAGCTGGTGCGACAAAAGAAGAGGTTATAGCTGCCGCAAAAGCCACTCATGCCGATCACTTTATCCGCACACTTCCAAAAGGCTATGACACAATTCTTGGCGAGGAGACGGACAATATATCAGCGGGTGAAAAACAGCTGCTTACTATTGCTCGCGCTATGCTTGCCAATGCTCCTATGCTTATTCTTGATGAAGCCACGAGTTCAGTCGACACACGAACAGAAGTTCTTATTCAACAGGCGATGGAAAGACTTATGCATGGCCGAACTAGCTTCGTGATTGCACACCGTCTTTCAACAATCCGTAACGCGGACATGATTCTTGTTATGAATGCAGGAAACATCGTTGAGCAGGGCACGCACGATGAACTTGTTAAAAAGGGCGGGTTCTATAATACCCTATACGCTAGCCAATTTGATGCAGCTGAATAA
- a CDS encoding VOC family protein: MFEPISTFSGFSVDDLAKAKEFYETKLGLKTEDAIGGAHIFLPGGAKAWMYPKKDHTPASYTMLDFVVDDIDIAVDVLTKQGVEFERYDQAPQDDKGILRGKEKNMGPNIAWFKDPAGNILAVLEQ, translated from the coding sequence ATGTTTGAACCAATATCAACTTTTAGCGGATTCTCTGTCGATGATCTCGCTAAGGCCAAAGAATTTTACGAAACTAAACTTGGATTAAAAACAGAAGATGCTATAGGCGGTGCGCATATTTTTCTACCTGGTGGCGCAAAGGCATGGATGTATCCAAAAAAAGATCATACGCCTGCTAGTTACACTATGTTAGATTTCGTTGTGGATGATATCGATATTGCAGTCGATGTACTTACTAAGCAAGGTGTCGAATTTGAACGCTATGATCAAGCTCCTCAAGACGATAAAGGTATTCTACGTGGCAAAGAAAAGAATATGGGACCAAACATTGCATGGTTTAAAGACCCCGCGGGTAATATACTAGCGGTCTTAGAGCAATAG
- a CDS encoding glycosyl hydrolase family 28-related protein, which translates to MARLPVPGSDTDTWGNVLNDFLSVEHNADGTLKTTGTISTKADNTAVVHNTGNETIGGTKTFSTAPVVPSNSFPESAVANLTTDLNARLTFRGAWAASTAYAINDLIAFSGMCYAVTTAFTSGASFSLTNLTPLANPSHVFNVQAYGAKGDGTTDDTVAITNAINAAFAAGVANGTYYAEIYFPPAVYLIAGNPTTGGATNGSAQIPLPVIDPAFTPAKQKFVLVLKGAVDASALYHWQQTVPQEAGAVLRSTYNAGTGVPATGEVSVLGGPTPHFGFGGSGTSSNGTSDTWNNMLVVVDGITIEVPQNGNICGFDFRGMAEANVLSASVLARSTVTGAPTPPSPNWAFGLAMPQTNNNDNCNIGFFSCEGLVYGLIVYEHVQANSLRLINCFDGLVIWPSSGFPHRNIVTYASIENCTQCVVFASTAVTKLDILCLDIEWTTGSGHFIVNDSHNAAYGTIYVGSNGGDGGLTLEQALSASYGVNGGAHAKVINQDQGVGVVTAPTIPTSTTALQNPFWRDAMVTIVGGTVTGIAVDGTSQLSTTPGTVCVPSGKTITLTYSVAPTWQWTLL; encoded by the coding sequence ATGGCTCGACTTCCTGTCCCTGGCAGTGACACCGACACTTGGGGGAATGTTCTCAATGACTTTTTAAGCGTCGAGCATAATGCCGACGGTACCCTTAAGACAACAGGTACGATATCTACAAAGGCTGACAATACGGCCGTTGTTCACAATACAGGCAACGAGACAATTGGCGGCACAAAAACATTCTCAACCGCGCCAGTCGTGCCAAGTAATTCTTTCCCTGAGAGCGCGGTCGCTAATTTAACGACCGATCTTAATGCACGTCTTACGTTTAGGGGTGCCTGGGCTGCATCGACTGCGTATGCAATTAATGATCTTATCGCATTTTCAGGGATGTGTTACGCTGTTACGACAGCCTTCACAAGTGGAGCAAGTTTTAGTCTGACTAATCTAACGCCACTTGCAAACCCTTCGCATGTGTTTAACGTGCAGGCATATGGTGCAAAAGGTGACGGTACGACTGACGATACTGTAGCTATCACAAATGCAATTAATGCCGCATTTGCAGCTGGTGTTGCTAATGGAACATACTACGCCGAGATTTACTTTCCGCCAGCCGTCTATCTCATTGCCGGTAACCCAACAACAGGAGGAGCTACAAACGGAAGTGCACAGATTCCGTTGCCAGTTATCGATCCAGCATTCACGCCTGCAAAACAAAAGTTCGTTCTTGTTCTAAAGGGTGCCGTTGATGCAAGCGCGCTTTATCACTGGCAACAGACAGTACCACAAGAGGCTGGCGCTGTTCTGCGATCAACATATAATGCAGGTACTGGTGTGCCTGCAACTGGTGAAGTCTCCGTCTTAGGTGGGCCTACGCCTCACTTTGGTTTTGGTGGAAGTGGAACATCAAGCAACGGCACGTCTGACACGTGGAATAATATGCTCGTCGTCGTCGATGGGATCACTATTGAAGTACCACAGAATGGTAATATATGCGGATTTGATTTTAGAGGAATGGCGGAGGCCAATGTACTAAGCGCCTCGGTCCTTGCGCGTTCTACCGTCACAGGTGCTCCGACACCTCCTTCACCAAACTGGGCATTTGGGTTAGCGATGCCACAGACGAATAACAATGACAACTGTAATATCGGCTTCTTCTCATGTGAAGGGCTTGTGTACGGTTTGATTGTTTATGAGCATGTCCAAGCTAATTCACTACGACTTATTAACTGTTTCGACGGATTGGTGATTTGGCCATCGTCTGGCTTTCCGCATCGTAACATCGTCACCTATGCTTCAATTGAGAATTGTACACAGTGTGTCGTATTTGCTAGTACGGCCGTAACGAAGCTCGATATTCTCTGTCTCGATATTGAATGGACGACGGGGTCCGGTCATTTTATTGTTAATGATTCTCATAACGCAGCTTATGGAACAATTTATGTTGGAAGTAATGGTGGTGACGGAGGTCTAACGCTCGAGCAGGCATTAAGTGCATCATATGGAGTTAATGGTGGTGCTCATGCTAAGGTTATAAATCAAGATCAGGGAGTCGGTGTGGTCACGGCACCAACTATACCAACTTCAACAACTGCGTTGCAAAATCCATTTTGGCGTGATGCGATGGTGACTATCGTTGGCGGTACTGTGACAGGCATTGCTGTTGATGGAACAAGCCAATTGTCAACTACTCCTGGTACGGTATGCGTACCTAGCGGCAAAACCATCACGCTGACGTACTCTGTTGCGCCAACGTGGCAGTGGACGCTCCTGTAA